The window ACGCCCTATCTGCGCGAGATCATGGATGCGCTCTCGCCGGGCCATCCGGCGCAGCGGATCAGCTTCATGAAGGCCGCGCAGGTCGGTGCGACCGAAGCGGGCAACAACTGGATCGGCTTTGTGATCCATCACGCGCCGGGCCCGATGCTGGCGGTACTGCCGACGGTCGAGATGGCGAAACGCGCCTCGCGCGGCCGGCTCGACCCGCTGATTACGGATTCGCCGGCCCTGCGCGAACGGGTCAGCCCGGCGCGGTCGCGCGATGCCGGGAATTCGATGCTCTCAAAAGAGTTTCCGGGCGGCATTCTGGTGCTGACCGGCGCCAACAGCGCGACCGGCCTGCGTTCCATGCCTGCACGCTATCTGTTTCTGGACGAGATCGACGCCTATCCGCCCTCGGCCGACGAGGAGGGCGATCCGGTGACACTGGCGGAGGCCCGCAGCACCACCTTCGCCCATCGCCGAAAGGTTTTTCTGGTTTCGACGCCGACGATCCGGGGGCTGAGCCGGATCGAGCAGGAATTCGAGGCGTCCGACCAGCGACGCTATTTCGTGCCCTGCCCGCATTGCGGTGCGATGCAATGGCTGGAATTCGAGCGCCTGCGTTGGGACAAGGGCAAGCCCGAGACCGCTGCCTATGTCTGCAACGCCTGCGATACCCTGATCGCCGAGCATCACAAGACGGCCATGCTGGAAGCGGGCGAATGGCGCGCGACGGCGGTCGCAACTGACCCGTATCATGTCGGCTATCACCTCTCGGCGCTTTATTCGCCCATCGGCTGGAAGAGCTGGGAACAGATCGCCCGGGAATGGCTGGCCGCTCAGGGCAATGACGAGATGCTGCGCGCGGCGCGCAACACGCTTCTGGGCGAGACCTGGGTCGAACGCGGCGAGGCACCGGAATGGCAGCGGCTGGCCGACCGGCGCGAGGTCTTCGCGGCGCAGATCCCCGAAGGCGGACTGTTCCTGACCGCCGGGGCCGACATTCAGAAGGACCGCATCGAGGTCGATATCTGGGCCTGGGGACGGGGCCTACAAAGCTGGCTTGTCGATCACATCGTCATCCCCGGCGGTCCCGATAGCCCGCCCGCGTGGGCGGAGCTGACGAAGCTGCTGTCACGCACATGGCAGCATGCGCATGGCGCGGTGATGCCAGTGGCAAAACTCGCCATTGATACCGGCTATGAGGCAGCGACGGTCTATGCCTGGGCGCGGGCGCAGGGGTTCGAGCAGGTCGTGCCGGTCAAAGGGCTGGAAGGCTTCAACCGGGCCACCCCGGTTTCCGGGCCGACCTTTGTCGATGCGACGGTGGGCGGCAAACGCCTGCGGCGCGGCGCCCGGCTCTGGTCGGTGGCCACCGCCACCTTCAAGATCGAGACCTATCGGTTTCTGCGGCTGGAATGGCCCGAGGAGGATCAGCCCGATCCGCCGGGGATGATCCATCTGCCGGACTGGGCCGACAGCGAATGGCTGAAGCAGCTGGTGGCCGAACAGCTGGTCACGGTCCGCAACAAGCGCGGCTACGCCCGTCAGGAATGGCAGAAGCTGCGCGAGCGCAACGAGGCGCTGGACACCCGCGTCTATGCCCGCGCCGCCGCCTGGATCATGGGCGCGGATCGCTGGGACGAGCGGATGTGGCGGCAGCTGGAAGATCAGGCCGGGGTGGTGACGCCGGTTACGGATGTCGGCGGCACGGCTGAAAATGCCGATGACCCGACCGTGCCGACGCCTGACCCGCCTGCCCGTCAGGCCGGTGCGCCACCGACCACGCCGCGCCGCAAGCGGCAAACCTACACACCGCGTTTCATGAGGTGAGAAATGGACATCGACCGGATGCGGGCATTGCTGAGCGCGCTGCAGGAGGCCCGGTTCAGCGGGCTTCGTTCTGTCAGCTATGACGGCAAGACCCTGACCTATGGCTCGGACGCCGAACTGGCAGCTGCGATCAGCGATCTGGAAGCCCGGATTGCGCGTGTATCTGGCACCGCGCGCCATCGCCGCTGGGGCACTGTCGCGACCAAGGGGCTCTGAGCCATGGCATTCGACGGCATCCGTCAGCGGCTGGGCGCGATCATCGGCGGGTTCGACGCCGCACAGTCGCATCGACGCCTGCGCGGCTTTCGGGCCTCCCGCGCGCATGTGAACACGCTGATCGCGGGCGCGGGCGAGACCATCACCGCGCGGGCCCGCTGGCTTGCGCGCAACAATGGCTACGCCAGCGGCGCGGTCGAGGCCTTCGCCAGCAATGTCGTCGGTGATGGGATCAAACCGTCCTCGTCGATTGCGAATGCGGCGCAGAAGGAGGCGCTGCAGAAACTCTGGCTTGCCTGGACCGACGAGGCCGATGCCGAAGGTCTGACAGATTTTTATGGCCTCCAGCGCCGCGCGGCCCGCGAGTTGTTTCTGGCGGGCGAGGTGTTTCTGCGGCTGCGCCCGCGCCGCCCCGAGGACGGGCTGTCGGTGCCGCTCCAGCTGCAGATGCTGCCCTCGGAGATGCTGCCGATGGATTTGAACCGCGAATTGCCGGGCGGTGGAACCATCCGTCAGGGCATCGAATTCGACCGGATCGGGCGCCGTGTGGCCTATCACCTGCTCCGCCGCCATCCAGGCGACATGACCGATCCGGGGCTGGTGGGCGAAACGGTCCGCGTGTCGGCCAACGATATCATTCACGTTCTCGACCCGGTCGAGGCCGGTCAGCTGCGCGGCGTGTCGCGTTTTGCACCGGCCATCGTCAAACTCTTCACGCTGGATCTCTATGACGATGCCGAGCTGGAGCGGAAGAAGACGGCGGCAATGTTCGCCATGTTCATCACCTCGCCCGCCCCGGAGACCCCGCTGGAACCGGTGGAAGAGGATCTGGAGGTGGAACCCGGTCAGGTCGTCCGTCTCGATCCCGGCGAAGATGTCTCGACGCCCGCCACACCGGATTCCGGCGCGACCTATGAGCCATTCCAATACCGCACCCTTCTACAGATCGCGGCGGCGCTGGGCATTCCCTACCCGTATCTGACCGGCGATGCGGCGCGCGGCAACTTTTCCAATACCCGCGTGGCGCTGCTGGATTTCAGGCGCCGTGTCTCGGCGATCCAGCACAGCGTGATCGTGCATCAGCTCTGCCGCCCGGTTTGGCAGCGCTGGCTGGATCTGGCGGTGCTGTCGGGCGCCATCGATCTGCCCGGCTATGACCGCGACCGGCGCAGCTTTCAGGCGGTCAGCTGGCTGCCGACGCGCTGGGACTGGGTCGATCCGATGAAGGACGCCTCGGCCGAGATCCTGCAGATCGAGGCCGGTCTCAAATCCCGCAGCCAGGCCATTTCCGAGCGCGGCTATGACGCCGAACAGGTGGATCGCGAGATCGCCGCCGAACGGAAACGCGAGGCGGCGCTGGGCCTCGACTTCCGCCGCCCGGGATCGCCCGCGCAAGGGCCGAAGGGTGAGGCGGCTGGCGATGGCACGGACGCCAGCGACGGCAAGGACGATGATGACGATCCTGCCGCCGACCCGGATGCCGATGACCCCGACGATGACGATGACGATGCAAAACCAAAGGAGGATCGTTGATGCATCACGCCCAGATCGCCCAGCGCGCCTTCGACACCCCGCTGATGATTGCGCCTGCCAAGGCACTGGCCTTTCTCTCCGGTCTCGGACCCCGGATCACAGGGCAGGAGATCAGCTTTGATGGCATGGGAATCGCCGAACCTGAACTGTCGGCCGCGCGTCAGACGGCCCGCGCCTCGCTGATCGGCGGCGATCTGGTCCAGCGGCGTGGTGACGATGCCGACGCGCCCTTCCCGGTGATCGATGGGGTGGCGGTCATCGCCATCGCCGGAACGCTGGTCCATCGCGGCGCCTGGATCGGCCAGAGTTCGGGCATGACCTCCTATGAGGGTCTCGCCGCCCAGATCGACGCCGCCGCCAGCGATCCCGCCATTCGCGGCATCGCGCTGGAGATCGACAGTTTCGGTGGCGAGGTGGCCGGAGCCTTCGATCTCGCCGACCGCATCCGCGCGGCGCGGGCCAAAAAACCGGTTCATGCCTTTCTGGCCGAACATGCACTCTCGGCCGGTTACGCGCTTGCCTCACAGGCGACCCGCATCACCCTGCCCCGCACCGGGGCGGCAGGCAGCATCGGGGTCATCACCATGCACACCGACATGTCCGGCATGCTGGCCCAGAAGGGTGTGGCGGTTACGCTGATCCATGCCGGGGCCCAAAAGGCCGATGGCAATCCCTATGCCGCGCTGCCCGAAGGCATCCGCGACCGGCTGCAATCCGAACTGGAGGATCTGCGCATCCTCTTCGCGGAAACGGTGGCGGCAGGTCGCGGTGCCAGAATGACCAGAGACGCGGCGCTCGCCACCGAAGCGGCAGTGTTTCGCGGCGCTGCGGCCATTGAGGCCGGTCTCGCCGATGCCGTGGCCGATCCCCGTGCCGCGTTCCGCGCCTTTGCCGACAGTTTCGGCCGCCCGGCATTGCCGGTCGGACGACCGACGAAATCCCCGACCCTTTCACCACCCCACCCCAAACAGGAGATGATCATGAGTGATCAGTCGGATACCGATGCCCGGACGCCGGACCAGCAAAACCCGCAAGCCGCCGCCCCAAGCGCGGCCCACGCGCCGACGCAACCCGTCGCGCCGACGGCAGAGCAAGCGGCAGCGGAACCGCCCGCGCCCGGCACCGCAGCGGCTGCGGCCCCGCATGATGCCACCGCCGATGCCATCCGCGCCGAAGCTGCCGAAGTGGCCGCGATCTGCGCGCAGGCGGCAAAGCTGGGCGTCGCCCTGGACGCCGCCGATGCGGTGAGGCGCGGCGTGAGCCCCGATGCCCTGCGCGGCCAGATCCTCGACAGCCTCGCGGCCAGAAGCGATGCCAGCGGCATTCTGGCCAGCGCGCCCGCGCCGACAAACAAGCCGAGCCCGCTTGTCACTGCCGCC is drawn from Paracoccus tegillarcae and contains these coding sequences:
- a CDS encoding S49 family peptidase, producing MHHAQIAQRAFDTPLMIAPAKALAFLSGLGPRITGQEISFDGMGIAEPELSAARQTARASLIGGDLVQRRGDDADAPFPVIDGVAVIAIAGTLVHRGAWIGQSSGMTSYEGLAAQIDAAASDPAIRGIALEIDSFGGEVAGAFDLADRIRAARAKKPVHAFLAEHALSAGYALASQATRITLPRTGAAGSIGVITMHTDMSGMLAQKGVAVTLIHAGAQKADGNPYAALPEGIRDRLQSELEDLRILFAETVAAGRGARMTRDAALATEAAVFRGAAAIEAGLADAVADPRAAFRAFADSFGRPALPVGRPTKSPTLSPPHPKQEMIMSDQSDTDARTPDQQNPQAAAPSAAHAPTQPVAPTAEQAAAEPPAPGTAAAAAPHDATADAIRAEAAEVAAICAQAAKLGVALDAADAVRRGVSPDALRGQILDSLAARSDASGILASAPAPTNKPSPLVTAARKSADSAQR
- a CDS encoding phage head-tail joining protein, which codes for MDIDRMRALLSALQEARFSGLRSVSYDGKTLTYGSDAELAAAISDLEARIARVSGTARHRRWGTVATKGL
- a CDS encoding phage terminase large subunit family protein; amino-acid sequence: MSETSSPPSPTSKSRLTHDDETDDDGINDYSPDLSFDGAEDILRAWSRGIRPDPDLTVSEWADKHRWLSSRAAAEPGRYRTARTPYLREIMDALSPGHPAQRISFMKAAQVGATEAGNNWIGFVIHHAPGPMLAVLPTVEMAKRASRGRLDPLITDSPALRERVSPARSRDAGNSMLSKEFPGGILVLTGANSATGLRSMPARYLFLDEIDAYPPSADEEGDPVTLAEARSTTFAHRRKVFLVSTPTIRGLSRIEQEFEASDQRRYFVPCPHCGAMQWLEFERLRWDKGKPETAAYVCNACDTLIAEHHKTAMLEAGEWRATAVATDPYHVGYHLSALYSPIGWKSWEQIAREWLAAQGNDEMLRAARNTLLGETWVERGEAPEWQRLADRREVFAAQIPEGGLFLTAGADIQKDRIEVDIWAWGRGLQSWLVDHIVIPGGPDSPPAWAELTKLLSRTWQHAHGAVMPVAKLAIDTGYEAATVYAWARAQGFEQVVPVKGLEGFNRATPVSGPTFVDATVGGKRLRRGARLWSVATATFKIETYRFLRLEWPEEDQPDPPGMIHLPDWADSEWLKQLVAEQLVTVRNKRGYARQEWQKLRERNEALDTRVYARAAAWIMGADRWDERMWRQLEDQAGVVTPVTDVGGTAENADDPTVPTPDPPARQAGAPPTTPRRKRQTYTPRFMR
- a CDS encoding phage portal protein, producing the protein MAFDGIRQRLGAIIGGFDAAQSHRRLRGFRASRAHVNTLIAGAGETITARARWLARNNGYASGAVEAFASNVVGDGIKPSSSIANAAQKEALQKLWLAWTDEADAEGLTDFYGLQRRAARELFLAGEVFLRLRPRRPEDGLSVPLQLQMLPSEMLPMDLNRELPGGGTIRQGIEFDRIGRRVAYHLLRRHPGDMTDPGLVGETVRVSANDIIHVLDPVEAGQLRGVSRFAPAIVKLFTLDLYDDAELERKKTAAMFAMFITSPAPETPLEPVEEDLEVEPGQVVRLDPGEDVSTPATPDSGATYEPFQYRTLLQIAAALGIPYPYLTGDAARGNFSNTRVALLDFRRRVSAIQHSVIVHQLCRPVWQRWLDLAVLSGAIDLPGYDRDRRSFQAVSWLPTRWDWVDPMKDASAEILQIEAGLKSRSQAISERGYDAEQVDREIAAERKREAALGLDFRRPGSPAQGPKGEAAGDGTDASDGKDDDDDPAADPDADDPDDDDDDAKPKEDR